Part of the Cupriavidus basilensis genome is shown below.
CCGCGCAGCTACCTGCGGCATGCGCAACTGGAGGCCGCGCGCGCCGACTTTGCCGCGCGTGGCTGCCCGGTCTGGCTGCGCCTGTCAGGCGGCGGGCTGGTGCCGCAGGGCCCGGGCATCGTCAACCTGAGCCTGGCCTATCCGGTGCGCGGCGGCGCCGGGACCTATGCCGAGCTGGCCTATCTGCATCTGTGCGAGGTGCTGGCCGCCGCGTTGAGCCGCCTGGGCTTGCAGACGCACTGGCAAGCGGTGGATGGGTCGTTTTGCGACGGCCGCTTCAACCTGGCCTGGGGCCCGCCGGAGCAGGCCCGCAAGATTGCCGGCACGGCGCAATATTGGCGCCGCGTGGCGGGCGCGGGCGACGCCAGCCTGCACGTGGTGCTGGCGCACGCCGTGCTGCTGGTCAGCGCCGATCCGCGGGAGATCAATGGCCGCGCCAACGATTTCGAGGCCGCCATAGGCAGCGGGCGCCACTACCGTGCCGACAAGGTGGTCAGCGTGGCCCAGGCACTGGCCGACAGCGGGCAGCCGGTGCCCGGCGACCTCGGCGAGCGCATGTCCCAAGCGCTCGCCGAGGCGCTTGCCGCGACACCGCCGGCTTTCGCGGCGGCGGGCCTGGCCTAGGCCCGGGCCGTTGTTGCGCGCGTGTTCGCATGTTCGTCTATTCGCGTATTCGTCGTTATTGACGATTCCACAGCCCGGCGAGCGTGGCAAACTGACCGGCACGACGCTTCCCCTGCGGGAGCACACAACCGGAGACAGGACATGGCGGGACCGTTGGCTGGACTGAAAGTGGTGGAAATGGTTGGAATCGGCCCGGCGCCGTTCTGCGCGATGATGCTGGCCGACCAGGGCGCCGAGGTGATTCGCATCGACCGCCCTCGCCCGGCCAATCCCGGCGAGGCGCCGGCCACCGGCGCCGGCCGCGCGCGCTGCGACGTGACCGCG
Proteins encoded:
- a CDS encoding lipoyl protein ligase domain-containing protein translates to MRFEFLDPDPTDPDPLHAEQALLERASAGRWLAHLWQAPVSLVVPRSYLRHAQLEAARADFAARGCPVWLRLSGGGLVPQGPGIVNLSLAYPVRGGAGTYAELAYLHLCEVLAAALSRLGLQTHWQAVDGSFCDGRFNLAWGPPEQARKIAGTAQYWRRVAGAGDASLHVVLAHAVLLVSADPREINGRANDFEAAIGSGRHYRADKVVSVAQALADSGQPVPGDLGERMSQALAEALAATPPAFAAAGLA